A window of Mycobacteriales bacterium genomic DNA:
GCACTGATCATCAAGCGGATATTGCTCGAAACTCGGAATCTGACGACAAAGGATATTACCGAGATGATCGACGAGGTGCTGCTTCCCCTCCTCGTGACAAAAGCCTGACCAGGAGAGGCCGGAAGGTGGCGCGATGACCAGCAACAACCGGTTCGATGTCGTGATTGTCGGCGGTGGGTCCGCCGGTGCTGTCCTGGCGGCGAGGTTGTCGGAGGATCTGAGTCGTACCGTCCTGCTGCTCGAGGCCGGGCCGGCGTACGGACTCGGCGAGTATCCCGATGTCTTGGTCGATGCGGAACGGCTTGGCGGTGACGAGGAGCATGACTGGGGTTTCGTGGCCCGACTGGGGCAGGCAGGGGCACTCGACCGCGAGATTCTCGCGCCCCGGGGCAAGGTCCTGGGCGGCAGCTCGGCCATCAACATGGGGGTGGCTTTGCGGGCGCGGCCCAGCGACTTCGCCGCCTGGGCCGCACGCGGCGTGTCGGGCTGGTCGTGGGTCGATGTGCTGGAGACGTTCCGGGGTCTGGAGAACACCGATGATGGGGACGACCGGTTGCACGGCCGGTCCGGGCCGTTCCCGATCCGCCAGCGGAGCTATGGCGAGCTCACCCCGTCCGTTCGGGCGTTCATCGACGCGGCGGAGCAGCAGGGTTACCGCCGTATCGATGACCCGAACGGCGACCGGCAGGACGGTGTGGCGACGGTCCCGCTCAACGTTGTCGCGGGAGTCCGTCACAACACGGGGATCGCCTACCTGACCGAGGATGTGCGCCGTCGCCCCAACCTGACCATCCATGGCCGGACCGAGGTCGACCGGGTCCTGTTCAGCGGACTGAACGCCACTGGTGTCCGCACGGCCGATGGGCTCGTGTACCAGGGCGGGCAGGTCATCTTGTCGGCGAGCTCCTACGGCAGCGCGTCCATTCTGCTTCGGTCCGGGATCGGCCCCGCGCGCGACCTGGCCGACCTGGCAATCGAGGTCGTGGCCGACCTCCCGGTCGGGCAACGCCTCCAGGACCAGCCCATCTACACCAGCGTCTACTCCCTCGTGGCTGAGGCGGACTCGATGTCTCCGCCCGCCGGCGCGGTCCTGCGGACGGCCTCCAGTCAGGCCGCTCGTGGGGAGCTCGACTTGTTGGTCGCGGCCGCGCATCCTCCGGCGGCCAGCTCGGCCGGCGCGGCGGTCGCGCTGGCTGTCTCCCTGGTACGGCCCGAGTCGCGCGGTACGTTGCGGCTGCGCAGCGCTGATCCGAGGGACCGGCCCGTCATCGAGAACAACCTGCTGGGCACGGCGCGCGACCGTAGCCGGATGTTGGAAGGCCTCAAGCTCAGCCGCGAGATTGGCCGGGCCAAGGCCTTCGCCGCGGTCACCGGCGGCGAGCTGGTGCCTGGCGATCAGATCCGGGACGACGCGGAGCTGCAGCGCGTCATCGAGGAGCAGGTCGGCTGCTTTCAACACGCTACGTCCACCGCTCCGATGGGCGGGGACAGTGACGAATGGGCGGTGGTCGACGGCGACGGCGCTGTCCGCGGCGTCGGCAACCTGCGGGTGATCGACGCCTCGATCATCCCCGAAGTGCCCTCCGTCCCGACGAATCTGACCACGATCATGGTGGCCGAGCACATCTACCGGAACACGCTCGCTCGCTGATCCCGTCGGGCGCCGGCCTCGGCCGGGCCGGACCAGTCATAGCTTGACGGATGACTAACCTTCTAGCATGTTAGTGACGACGGAGCCTGGGGCTCTCGCGCAAAGGAGATGTTGACGCATGGCATCAGCAACGCGGCTGACTGACCGGCGGGTCGCCATCGTGGCCGGCGGTTCGACAGGAATCGGGGCGTCGGTCTCGCGGCGACTGGATCAGGAGGGCTACCAGGTCGTCGTCGTCAGCTCGAAGAGCATCGACGAGGGCAACGCGGTGGCGGCGGAGCTCGACGGTGGCTCCTTCATCCAGGCCGACCTCGCTGAACCGGGCGCTCCGGCCGAGGTGGTGGCGAGGGTCGAGGCCGAGCACGGCCGCCTCGACGCGGTCGTATACGCCGCGGGTAAGACGGCGCGGATCCCGCACCCGGACATCCACGCCGTCACCGACGACGTCTGGGCGGGCATCCTGCGCCTCAACGTGCTCGGGCCGTGGCATTTCGTGCAAGCCGCCGAGCCGTTGCTGCGCAAGAGCGGGAACGCCAACATCGTTGTGGTCGGCGCGCTGGCCGGCGTCGACGTCGGTGGCAGCAGCATTCCCTACGCGGTCAGCAAGGCCGCGGTGCACCACATGTGCAAGCTCCTCGGTGGCGCGCTCGGGCCGGAGATCCGGGTCAACGCGGTGGCCCCGGGTTTCATCGAGACCCGATGGACGCGGGACTGGGTCGCGTTCCGCGATCAGATCGCGGAGAAGGCACCGCTGCGCCGGACCGGCCTTCCGGAGGAGATCGCCGAGCTGGTCGTCGGCCTGATGCGCTCGACGTACGTGACCGGCCAGGTCGTGGTCGCCGACGGCGGCCTTTCCCTGCTCCCTTAGGGCGTGGCTGGTGGAATCTCCAGCCGGCTGCGCGGCGCCCAGATGCCGCCTCGCGGCGTTGTCGTCGCCGCCGATCCAACCCCGGGATCGGCGACTCCTCCGCCTTGCGAGCCGACATCTGGATCACCGCTCGCTCGGCATAGATCCACCAGACACGCCCTAACCCACCCGCCACCGCAGGAGTACGCAGCCATGCCCGAGAACATCCCGCTGTCCGAAGAGCGGATCGAAGTCGCGGCGTCGGTACAGCAGTTTCGTCGCCTCGTCACCGGTCTCGACGAGCAGGGGCGCTCGACCATCGTGTCGGACGAGTTGTGCCGGCACGTCCAGGTCATCGCCGACACACCCACCTTCGCCATGACCGACTTCTGGCGCCACGAGCAGGTCCCGGTCGACAACGCCGGTCCCGCCGACGACGGGCTCGGCGGCTCGGCCGTGATCTCCCCGCCGAGCGCCGGATCGGTGTTCCGCATCGTCGAGTTCCCCCCGGACAGCCAGTGGGACGACGGCGGGGGAGTGCGCTCCCGGATGTTCCACAGCACGGCGTCGCTCGACTACGCAATCGTGCTGCGCGGCTCCATCTGGTCGGTCATGGACGCCGATGAGCGCGAGATGGCGGCCGGTGACGTGCTGATCCAACGGGGGACCAAC
This region includes:
- a CDS encoding cupin domain-containing protein, translating into MPENIPLSEERIEVAASVQQFRRLVTGLDEQGRSTIVSDELCRHVQVIADTPTFAMTDFWRHEQVPVDNAGPADDGLGGSAVISPPSAGSVFRIVEFPPDSQWDDGGGVRSRMFHSTASLDYAIVLRGSIWSVMDADEREMAAGDVLIQRGTNHFWSNRSEQPCLVAFVLISGTVSGTA
- a CDS encoding GMC oxidoreductase: MTSNNRFDVVIVGGGSAGAVLAARLSEDLSRTVLLLEAGPAYGLGEYPDVLVDAERLGGDEEHDWGFVARLGQAGALDREILAPRGKVLGGSSAINMGVALRARPSDFAAWAARGVSGWSWVDVLETFRGLENTDDGDDRLHGRSGPFPIRQRSYGELTPSVRAFIDAAEQQGYRRIDDPNGDRQDGVATVPLNVVAGVRHNTGIAYLTEDVRRRPNLTIHGRTEVDRVLFSGLNATGVRTADGLVYQGGQVILSASSYGSASILLRSGIGPARDLADLAIEVVADLPVGQRLQDQPIYTSVYSLVAEADSMSPPAGAVLRTASSQAARGELDLLVAAAHPPAASSAGAAVALAVSLVRPESRGTLRLRSADPRDRPVIENNLLGTARDRSRMLEGLKLSREIGRAKAFAAVTGGELVPGDQIRDDAELQRVIEEQVGCFQHATSTAPMGGDSDEWAVVDGDGAVRGVGNLRVIDASIIPEVPSVPTNLTTIMVAEHIYRNTLAR
- a CDS encoding SDR family oxidoreductase, whose amino-acid sequence is MASATRLTDRRVAIVAGGSTGIGASVSRRLDQEGYQVVVVSSKSIDEGNAVAAELDGGSFIQADLAEPGAPAEVVARVEAEHGRLDAVVYAAGKTARIPHPDIHAVTDDVWAGILRLNVLGPWHFVQAAEPLLRKSGNANIVVVGALAGVDVGGSSIPYAVSKAAVHHMCKLLGGALGPEIRVNAVAPGFIETRWTRDWVAFRDQIAEKAPLRRTGLPEEIAELVVGLMRSTYVTGQVVVADGGLSLLP